In a single window of the Mesorhizobium shangrilense genome:
- a CDS encoding acyl-CoA dehydrogenase family protein produces MTNPAEVLGLPKPAWAGEDVSMLYDMATKFLEAEIAPRYEEFEKNEMVDRESWLKAGAAGLLCASMPEQYGGSGGSFAHESAIIEALGHVGTDGFGIALHSAIVAPYILHYGSEEQKRKWLPKLATGELIGAIAMTEPGAGSDLQGVKTRADKDGNQYRINGSKTFITNGQLANLIIVVTKTDPSEGAKGTSLIVVETDEVDGFQRGRNLDKIGLKANDTSELFFNDVRVPTANLLGSQEGQGFVQLMQQLPQERLLIGTQSIGMIERALAVTIDYVKERKAFGRPLIDFQNTQFKLAELKTEATIGRVFYNDCVQRHIDGGLDPATASMAKYWLSDLQGKVVDECLQLFGGYGYMNEYPIARMYRDARVQRIYGGTNEIMKLLIARGL; encoded by the coding sequence ATGACCAATCCCGCAGAAGTTCTGGGCCTGCCCAAGCCCGCCTGGGCCGGCGAAGACGTGTCCATGCTCTACGACATGGCCACGAAATTCCTCGAGGCCGAGATCGCGCCCCGCTACGAGGAATTCGAGAAGAACGAGATGGTCGACCGCGAAAGCTGGCTGAAGGCCGGCGCGGCGGGGTTGCTTTGCGCCTCCATGCCGGAGCAGTACGGCGGCTCGGGCGGCAGCTTCGCGCATGAGAGCGCCATCATCGAGGCGCTCGGCCATGTCGGCACCGACGGCTTCGGCATCGCGCTTCACAGCGCTATCGTGGCCCCTTACATCCTCCACTACGGCTCGGAGGAGCAGAAACGGAAGTGGCTGCCGAAGCTGGCGACGGGCGAGCTGATCGGCGCCATCGCCATGACCGAGCCCGGCGCGGGCTCCGACCTGCAGGGCGTTAAGACACGTGCCGACAAGGACGGCAACCAGTACCGGATCAACGGTTCGAAAACCTTCATCACCAACGGCCAGCTTGCAAACCTCATCATCGTCGTCACCAAGACGGACCCGTCGGAAGGCGCCAAGGGCACCTCTCTGATCGTGGTCGAGACGGACGAGGTCGATGGCTTTCAGCGCGGCCGCAACCTCGACAAGATCGGCCTCAAGGCGAACGACACGTCGGAACTGTTCTTCAACGACGTCCGCGTGCCGACCGCCAACCTCCTCGGTTCGCAGGAAGGGCAGGGCTTCGTCCAGCTCATGCAGCAGCTGCCGCAGGAACGGCTTCTGATCGGCACCCAGTCGATCGGCATGATCGAGCGGGCGCTCGCCGTCACCATCGACTACGTCAAGGAACGCAAGGCGTTCGGCCGGCCCTTGATCGACTTCCAGAACACCCAGTTCAAGCTGGCCGAACTCAAGACCGAGGCGACGATTGGGCGCGTTTTCTACAATGACTGCGTGCAGCGTCACATCGACGGCGGCCTCGATCCCGCCACCGCCTCGATGGCCAAATACTGGCTGTCCGATTTGCAGGGCAAGGTGGTCGACGAATGCCTGCAGCTCTTCGGTGGCTACGGCTACATGAACGAATACCCGATTGCCCGCATGTACCGCGACGCCCGCGTCCAGCGCATCTACGGCGGCACCAACGAGATCATGAAGTTGCTGATCGCGCGCGGCCTCTAG
- a CDS encoding acyl-CoA dehydrogenase C-terminal domain-containing protein: MPIYRAPVADTLFVLNDVLGYERYANLPGFADASGDVLEAILAEGARLAEEVIQPTNRIGDTQGCKRNDDGSVTTPEAFKDAWAQYREGGWLGLAVPAEFGGQGLPYAVHTAVGEYFVSANMAFMMYPGLTQGAIAAIVAHGNDEQKAAYLPKMADGAWTGTMNLTEPHCGTDLGLLRTKAVPNADGSYKISGQKIFISAGEHDLSENIVHLVLARIEGAPEGVKGISLFIVPKFVLDAEGNPGARNAVSCGSIEEKMGIHGNSTCVMNYDEATGWLLGQENGGLKAMFVMMNEARLGVGLQGLAIGEAAYQNAAAYARERIQGRSLSGPKAPDRQADPIIVHPDIRRKLMTMRSFNEAGRALALWTALRSDVAHRSGDEKDRQLADDLLGLMTPIVKGVLTDKGFEHAVMAQQVFGGHGYIEEHGMSQFVRDARIAMIYEGANGVQALDLVGRKLAQNGGRAVQAFFKEVGEFCETNRSDEKMAPYTKALKKGLNDLQAATMWLMQNAMQRPDNAGAASTDYLHLFGLVALGYMWGQMVKAAQQKLTGGAGDAAPFCEHKLVTGRYFMERVMPETAAHLARISTGADTMMALPAEAF; encoded by the coding sequence ATGCCGATCTACCGGGCGCCGGTTGCAGACACCCTTTTCGTCCTCAACGATGTGCTCGGCTACGAGCGCTATGCCAACCTGCCTGGTTTCGCTGATGCAAGCGGCGACGTGCTGGAAGCCATCCTGGCCGAGGGTGCCCGGCTGGCGGAGGAAGTGATCCAGCCGACCAACCGCATTGGCGACACGCAAGGCTGCAAGCGCAACGACGACGGATCGGTGACGACCCCGGAGGCCTTCAAGGACGCCTGGGCCCAGTATCGCGAGGGCGGCTGGCTCGGCCTTGCGGTCCCTGCCGAGTTCGGCGGGCAGGGGCTTCCCTATGCAGTCCACACCGCGGTCGGCGAATACTTCGTTTCGGCCAACATGGCCTTCATGATGTATCCGGGCCTGACGCAGGGCGCGATTGCTGCGATCGTTGCTCACGGCAACGACGAGCAGAAGGCCGCCTACCTGCCGAAGATGGCCGACGGCGCCTGGACCGGCACCATGAACCTGACCGAGCCGCATTGCGGAACGGATCTTGGCCTGTTGCGCACCAAGGCCGTGCCGAACGCCGACGGCTCCTACAAGATCTCAGGCCAGAAGATCTTCATCTCCGCCGGCGAGCACGACCTCTCCGAAAACATCGTCCATCTGGTGCTGGCCCGCATCGAAGGGGCGCCGGAGGGCGTCAAGGGCATCTCGCTGTTCATCGTGCCGAAATTCGTGCTGGATGCCGAGGGCAATCCCGGCGCGCGCAATGCCGTCTCCTGCGGCTCGATCGAAGAGAAGATGGGCATCCACGGCAACTCGACCTGCGTCATGAACTACGATGAGGCGACCGGCTGGCTGCTGGGCCAGGAGAATGGCGGCCTCAAGGCCATGTTCGTGATGATGAACGAGGCCCGCCTCGGCGTCGGCCTGCAGGGCCTGGCGATCGGCGAGGCCGCCTACCAGAACGCGGCAGCCTACGCCCGCGAGCGCATCCAGGGCCGTTCGCTGTCGGGGCCGAAGGCGCCGGACAGACAAGCCGATCCGATCATTGTCCACCCGGACATCCGTCGCAAGCTGATGACGATGAGGTCGTTCAACGAAGCCGGTCGCGCGCTTGCGCTGTGGACCGCGCTCCGCTCCGACGTCGCCCACCGTTCCGGTGATGAGAAGGATCGGCAGCTCGCCGACGACCTGCTCGGCCTGATGACGCCGATCGTCAAGGGCGTGCTCACCGACAAGGGTTTTGAGCACGCGGTCATGGCGCAGCAGGTGTTCGGCGGCCACGGCTACATTGAAGAGCACGGCATGAGCCAGTTCGTGCGCGACGCGCGCATCGCCATGATCTATGAGGGCGCCAATGGCGTCCAGGCTCTCGATCTGGTCGGCCGCAAGCTGGCGCAGAACGGCGGCCGCGCCGTCCAGGCGTTCTTCAAGGAGGTCGGCGAGTTCTGCGAGACGAACCGCTCCGACGAGAAGATGGCGCCCTACACCAAGGCGCTGAAGAAGGGGCTCAACGACCTCCAGGCAGCGACGATGTGGTTGATGCAGAACGCTATGCAAAGACCCGACAACGCTGGCGCGGCATCCACCGACTATCTGCACCTCTTCGGGCTCGTCGCGCTGGGCTACATGTGGGGCCAGATGGTCAAGGCTGCGCAGCAGAAGCTCACCGGCGGCGCCGGCGATGCCGCCCCGTTCTGCGAGCACAAGCTGGTGACCGGCCGCTATTTCATGGAGCGCGTGATGCCCGAGACCGCCGCCCACCTTGCCCGCATCTCGACGGGCGCCGATACCATGATGGCGCTGCCGGCCGAGGCGTTCTAA
- a CDS encoding adenylate/guanylate cyclase domain-containing protein → MERRLSAILAADVVGYNRLMERDEVDTFERLRSHRVNLFEPEIAAHHGRIFKLTGDGLLAEFGSVVDAVECAVLLEREMSERNNGLSADRRIDVRIGLHVGDVIIDGEDRHGDAVNVAARLEQVAESGGICLSSAVLGHVRHKVALRFEPRGVVHLKNIAEPVKVFSVALEHRPAEKSIARLARAKWPVLAALMVLLASGLGYFLLQTSHESTLPVAPITGSERAQMSALLPFTQAVAPSAPASVVPPAGSVSGDQGIPVIVVLPFEDLTGDDSPGGLGKGIAEAFMSDLATFPDFEVVSSTSSFAYAGKPVPEIVKQTGALFVSGEASGGPAGKLP, encoded by the coding sequence ATGGAACGTAGGCTTTCCGCGATTCTCGCTGCCGACGTGGTCGGCTACAACCGCCTCATGGAACGTGACGAGGTCGACACGTTCGAACGCCTGCGCTCTCATCGCGTCAATCTGTTCGAGCCCGAGATTGCAGCTCATCACGGCCGCATCTTCAAACTCACCGGTGACGGCCTGCTGGCCGAATTCGGCAGCGTCGTCGACGCCGTCGAGTGCGCGGTTCTGCTGGAGCGCGAGATGTCGGAGCGCAACAACGGCCTGTCCGCGGATCGACGGATAGACGTGCGCATCGGGCTCCATGTCGGCGATGTCATCATCGACGGCGAAGATCGCCATGGCGACGCCGTCAACGTCGCCGCGCGGCTCGAGCAGGTCGCCGAAAGCGGCGGCATCTGCCTCTCCAGTGCGGTCCTCGGACATGTCCGCCACAAGGTGGCGCTGCGGTTCGAGCCGCGTGGCGTGGTGCACCTCAAGAACATCGCAGAACCGGTCAAGGTCTTCAGTGTCGCCCTGGAACATCGGCCTGCGGAGAAATCGATCGCCCGATTGGCTCGCGCAAAGTGGCCCGTCCTGGCCGCGCTGATGGTGCTTCTTGCATCAGGCCTCGGCTACTTTCTACTCCAGACGAGCCATGAGTCGACGCTGCCCGTGGCACCGATCACGGGTAGCGAACGCGCGCAGATGTCAGCGCTGCTGCCCTTTACACAAGCGGTCGCGCCAAGCGCGCCTGCGTCGGTTGTGCCCCCCGCCGGGTCCGTGTCGGGCGACCAGGGCATTCCCGTGATCGTCGTGCTGCCGTTCGAGGATCTTACCGGCGACGACTCCCCCGGCGGCCTGGGCAAGGGCATAGCGGAGGCATTCATGTCCGATCTGGCGACCTTTCCAGATTTCGAGGTCGTATCCAGCACGTCGTCCTTTGCCTACGCAGGCAAGCCCGTACCTGAAATCGTCAAGCAGACGGGAGCCCTGTTCGTCAGTGGGGAAGCGTCAGGCGGACCGGCGGGAAAGCTGCCGTGA
- a CDS encoding tetratricopeptide repeat protein — MTMQLVRADTDRHLKIAQIEEQLTDPVLLQSRVASRLRDELGGMTGVIRQEYDRIAQSRAETERTEYDYYALGHVEMLRGRGEAAGKIWQEGLARFPRSPLLHYKVVIYHLNQHASVEPAAKLWADAEKLPRRTRLDDWYRHWLSAWLHGYRNEHAAAVSEARAAIAMAPYDAVSHNALSWVMLEAGKTDEAIEWATFAATHDPNMYDRSYFRNLKDAYSSARKWPEAVALGEAQVVNDPVYAKWWYEFLDFAYSGAGQTERAHAAWKTALTLPEPPEP, encoded by the coding sequence GTGACCATGCAACTCGTTCGCGCCGACACGGACCGGCACCTGAAGATCGCACAGATCGAGGAACAGCTGACTGATCCTGTTCTGCTCCAGAGCAGGGTTGCCAGCAGGCTGCGCGATGAACTCGGTGGAATGACGGGCGTCATTCGCCAGGAATACGACCGCATTGCACAGTCAAGGGCCGAAACGGAGCGCACTGAGTATGACTATTATGCTCTCGGACACGTCGAAATGCTGCGTGGACGAGGCGAAGCTGCCGGCAAGATTTGGCAGGAGGGGTTGGCTCGGTTTCCCCGATCCCCCCTGCTCCACTACAAGGTCGTGATCTACCATCTCAATCAGCATGCTTCCGTAGAACCCGCCGCGAAGCTGTGGGCGGATGCCGAGAAGCTGCCAAGGCGGACGCGCCTCGATGACTGGTATCGACATTGGCTTAGCGCGTGGCTGCACGGCTATCGCAACGAGCATGCCGCTGCCGTCTCCGAGGCGCGAGCGGCGATCGCCATGGCGCCATACGATGCTGTCTCGCACAACGCCTTGAGCTGGGTCATGCTTGAAGCGGGGAAGACGGACGAGGCAATCGAATGGGCCACGTTCGCCGCGACGCATGATCCGAACATGTACGATCGATCGTACTTCCGGAATCTCAAAGACGCTTACAGTTCAGCGCGAAAATGGCCGGAAGCCGTTGCGCTGGGCGAGGCGCAGGTCGTCAACGATCCTGTCTACGCCAAATGGTGGTACGAATTTCTCGATTTTGCCTACTCGGGCGCAGGTCAAACGGAGAGGGCCCACGCGGCCTGGAAGACGGCTCTGACCCTTCCCGAGCCGCCGGAACCGTGA
- a CDS encoding 3-keto-5-aminohexanoate cleavage protein has protein sequence MIVQACLNGARASDFHPRLPLTADALARDGASCVAAGAAELHVHARAADGTESLEAVNPTMLAIRSACPGTLVGVSTGAWIENDEKRTRDAIGGWKELPDYASVNLSEADAPAIMDLLRRRGIGVEAGLASVDDAERLVRLPDHAQVLRILIEVDEQDLVLAREVADGIAAVLDRAALRRPILLHGSDATVWPFVELARQRRWSTRVGLEDGKDLADGTPASGNEALVAAAVAVFRGGPS, from the coding sequence ATGATCGTACAAGCCTGTCTCAACGGGGCGCGCGCCAGCGACTTTCATCCCCGTCTGCCGCTGACCGCCGATGCTCTGGCACGCGACGGGGCCTCCTGTGTCGCCGCCGGCGCAGCCGAATTGCACGTCCACGCGCGTGCGGCGGACGGGACTGAAAGCCTGGAGGCGGTGAACCCGACCATGCTTGCCATTCGCTCCGCCTGCCCCGGAACGCTTGTCGGCGTGTCGACCGGAGCCTGGATCGAGAACGACGAGAAGCGGACCCGCGATGCGATTGGAGGATGGAAGGAGCTTCCCGACTACGCCTCCGTGAACCTGTCGGAAGCCGACGCGCCGGCAATCATGGATCTGCTGCGGCGACGCGGGATCGGGGTCGAGGCGGGGTTGGCCTCGGTGGACGATGCCGAGCGCCTGGTCAGGCTTCCCGACCACGCGCAAGTGCTGCGCATCCTGATCGAGGTCGATGAACAGGACCTGGTCCTGGCGCGCGAGGTCGCGGACGGCATCGCCGCGGTGCTGGACCGGGCCGCCCTGCGCCGCCCGATCCTGCTGCACGGCAGCGACGCCACCGTGTGGCCCTTCGTCGAATTGGCGCGCCAGCGACGATGGTCGACACGGGTGGGACTGGAGGACGGCAAGGACCTTGCGGATGGGACGCCAGCGTCCGGCAATGAAGCCCTGGTGGCTGCCGCGGTGGCGGTGTTTCGTGGCGGGCCGTCATGA
- a CDS encoding MerR family transcriptional regulator, translating into MTIHAIAGGESFGNFGDASEAPEALSRIGDLAKEFDVSLRTLRFYEDKGLLSPRREGATRLYSRRDRARLKLILLGRRVGFSLRDVKQMIDLYDPTGSNIRQLRVAHDKSEKQLARLQKQRQEIDSAIGELSEALARVRDELAASSAARLAG; encoded by the coding sequence ATGACCATACATGCTATCGCTGGCGGCGAATCGTTCGGCAATTTTGGCGACGCGTCCGAGGCGCCCGAAGCCCTGAGCCGGATCGGCGACCTCGCCAAGGAATTCGACGTCTCGCTGAGGACACTTCGGTTCTACGAGGACAAGGGTCTGCTGAGCCCCCGGCGCGAGGGCGCAACGCGCCTCTACTCGCGCCGCGACCGCGCCCGCCTCAAGCTTATCCTGCTCGGCCGCCGCGTCGGCTTCTCGCTGCGCGACGTCAAGCAGATGATCGACCTCTACGATCCGACGGGGAGCAACATCCGCCAGCTGCGCGTCGCACACGACAAGTCGGAAAAACAGTTGGCGCGTCTTCAGAAGCAGCGCCAGGAAATCGACTCTGCGATCGGCGAGCTTTCCGAAGCTCTGGCCCGCGTGCGCGACGAGCTGGCTGCGTCCTCGGCGGCGCGCCTCGCCGGCTGA
- a CDS encoding peptidoglycan-binding protein translates to MDGRRPYLDSLNVGRQRRAHTTLDELNRSIEQLGERLERRDEFTRGARAPEPERRRLADHIGYRSLDDAARQPSQERREASASRDDAYLATTGRLSAEVRGLREELRQQMSSGLQREFDTLRADIARAYASSGGKTSGKLTEELERLTETIQHLSNRSDDRGINLLRLDIEQVKAEIDSLARDETLRAMDRRWDRLDQRWDDLEHRIDVRTTPDPDLSALNERLQHITDAVNNLPESLSLRSLEDKVRTLAGSVEHFSQQRDDRSPQLFAAIEQRLDEISRAIVASAVAAQPLPFDFEPIERIETRISALARQLDELSSRSPSVEILDRLNTLSQRIEEVAQQADVPARSVERLASQIAIIVDRIDAGSMLPDADQIMRGIEQRFDQFATALVQRQDNAFDANQAMFRDLEARLHDVVSRLDHRPEPAAVDNSGLIDAIDARLDDFTRRLETQPSTPSLDADAIRNLETQIAGLSAFLSQPDPAGSAIESISPRLEEMEKAIRGNRDTVVDAARRAAEDVVRSFGGSKTDADAVAGLTQDLKTLESITRRSDDRNSKTFEAIHDTLLKIVDRLSSIETGAAMPPAKVTIPQAPSIEPIDPPMVEAVATAPMESALADASFEEASADPVIASADGGAALPAAAKRRSMFSGLGRALSGRKTAEDQAPTPDAPKTEPIAPKLDLDEPLDPKAANRPLQPGSGAPDLSRIMKRVREERAQPAKAEETDAAKSDFIAAARRAAQAAAAEAEVLKRHSDMAGPGRGFKLGDLLKARRKPILMGAAAVMIALAGLQLGKAFMSDQPSLAKTNPAETNLAAAPVAVDETPVVAEPGRTAEAPEATTADAEPEALAESAPRPEGGIAATEFSDEALSASASPVLTGEADVPVAAEPESAASSPSGPATASVSLAAGAQPLQAEAQTAQMPAAPADVGPIALREAADAGDPKAMFEVGARHSEGRGVKTDNEKAAEWYERAAELGLAPAQYRIGNMYEKGVGVERDLAKAKTWYQMAAEQGNASAMHNLAVLYAMGADGTTDNESAARWFVKAGELGVKDSQFNLGILNAKGVGMPQNLEESYKWFALVAKSGDRDATAKRDEIANSLRPEQLEKARAATELWKAKQVDPASNVVDIPDEWTESQERTASIDMKKAVKTIQLILNKNGYDAGGADGVIGQKTKDAIIAFQKDIGLPADGQVTEQLVEELIARK, encoded by the coding sequence ATGGACGGCAGGCGGCCCTATCTGGATTCTCTCAATGTCGGTCGGCAGCGTCGCGCCCACACCACGCTCGACGAGCTGAACCGTTCCATCGAACAGCTGGGCGAAAGGCTCGAGCGGCGCGACGAATTCACCCGCGGGGCGCGCGCGCCTGAGCCGGAGCGACGGCGCCTGGCCGACCATATCGGCTACAGAAGCCTCGACGACGCCGCGCGCCAGCCATCACAGGAGCGGCGGGAGGCCTCGGCGTCGCGCGACGATGCCTATCTTGCCACGACAGGAAGACTCTCGGCGGAAGTCCGAGGGCTGCGCGAGGAACTGCGCCAACAGATGTCGTCCGGGCTGCAGCGCGAATTCGACACCCTGCGCGCCGACATTGCACGCGCCTATGCGTCGTCCGGCGGCAAGACCAGCGGCAAGCTGACCGAGGAACTGGAGCGGCTGACCGAGACCATCCAGCATCTCTCGAACCGAAGCGACGACCGCGGCATCAACCTTCTCAGGCTCGACATCGAGCAGGTGAAGGCCGAGATCGATTCACTGGCGCGCGACGAAACGCTGCGCGCCATGGACAGGCGCTGGGATCGCCTCGACCAGCGCTGGGACGACCTCGAGCACCGCATCGATGTCCGCACGACGCCCGATCCTGACCTGAGCGCGCTGAACGAGCGGCTGCAGCACATCACGGACGCCGTCAACAACCTGCCCGAGTCGCTATCGCTCAGGTCGCTCGAAGACAAGGTGCGCACGCTCGCCGGATCGGTCGAGCATTTCTCGCAGCAGCGGGACGACCGCTCGCCGCAACTCTTCGCCGCCATCGAACAGCGGCTGGACGAGATTTCTCGGGCCATCGTGGCGTCGGCCGTGGCCGCACAGCCGCTGCCCTTCGATTTCGAACCGATCGAGCGCATCGAGACCCGTATCTCGGCGCTCGCGCGGCAGTTGGACGAATTGTCCAGTCGCAGCCCCTCGGTCGAGATACTGGACCGACTGAACACTCTTTCCCAGCGCATCGAGGAAGTCGCGCAGCAGGCGGATGTGCCGGCGCGGTCCGTCGAGCGCCTGGCCAGCCAGATCGCGATCATCGTCGACAGGATCGACGCGGGCTCCATGCTGCCCGACGCCGACCAGATCATGCGCGGCATCGAGCAGCGCTTCGACCAGTTCGCAACGGCGCTCGTGCAGCGCCAGGACAATGCATTCGACGCCAACCAGGCTATGTTCCGCGACCTGGAGGCGCGCCTTCACGACGTCGTGTCCCGGCTCGACCATCGGCCGGAGCCCGCCGCGGTGGACAACTCGGGCCTCATCGACGCGATCGACGCGCGCCTGGACGATTTTACACGTCGGCTCGAGACGCAACCCTCGACGCCGTCCTTGGACGCCGACGCGATCCGCAACCTGGAGACCCAGATCGCGGGCCTTTCGGCATTCCTTTCCCAGCCCGATCCGGCCGGATCGGCAATCGAAAGCATCTCGCCGCGCCTGGAGGAGATGGAGAAGGCGATCCGTGGAAACCGCGACACCGTCGTCGACGCGGCGCGCCGCGCGGCGGAAGACGTCGTGCGCTCGTTCGGCGGCTCCAAGACCGACGCCGACGCGGTCGCGGGACTGACCCAGGATCTCAAGACGCTCGAGTCGATCACCCGGCGGTCGGACGACCGCAACTCGAAGACGTTCGAGGCGATACACGACACCCTGCTCAAGATCGTCGACCGGCTCAGCTCTATCGAGACGGGGGCAGCGATGCCGCCCGCCAAGGTCACCATTCCTCAGGCGCCTTCCATCGAGCCGATCGATCCGCCCATGGTCGAGGCTGTGGCGACCGCGCCCATGGAAAGCGCCCTTGCCGATGCGAGCTTCGAGGAAGCTTCCGCCGATCCCGTGATCGCATCCGCAGACGGCGGCGCAGCCCTCCCCGCGGCGGCGAAGCGGCGGTCCATGTTCAGCGGACTTGGACGCGCGCTTTCCGGCAGGAAGACCGCGGAAGACCAGGCGCCGACTCCCGACGCACCGAAGACGGAACCGATCGCGCCAAAGCTCGATCTCGATGAACCGCTGGATCCCAAAGCGGCGAACCGCCCCTTGCAGCCAGGCTCGGGCGCGCCCGACCTCTCGCGCATCATGAAGCGGGTTCGCGAAGAGCGCGCCCAACCGGCGAAGGCCGAAGAGACGGACGCCGCGAAGTCGGATTTCATCGCGGCAGCGCGGCGCGCGGCGCAGGCGGCGGCCGCCGAAGCCGAGGTGCTCAAGCGGCATTCCGACATGGCCGGCCCCGGACGCGGCTTCAAGCTCGGCGACCTGCTGAAGGCGCGCCGCAAGCCGATACTCATGGGCGCTGCGGCCGTTATGATCGCACTTGCGGGCCTGCAGCTCGGCAAGGCCTTCATGTCGGATCAGCCCAGCCTGGCCAAGACGAACCCGGCAGAGACGAATCTTGCTGCGGCTCCGGTCGCCGTCGATGAGACGCCCGTCGTCGCGGAACCCGGCCGGACTGCCGAAGCGCCAGAGGCCACGACGGCCGACGCCGAGCCGGAGGCGCTTGCGGAATCCGCGCCGCGCCCCGAGGGCGGAATTGCCGCTACCGAGTTTTCAGACGAAGCTTTGAGCGCTTCCGCCTCCCCCGTGCTCACCGGCGAAGCAGATGTTCCCGTCGCTGCCGAACCCGAGAGCGCCGCATCCTCCCCGTCGGGGCCGGCGACCGCATCGGTTTCGCTGGCAGCCGGAGCGCAGCCGCTACAGGCCGAAGCACAGACCGCTCAGATGCCGGCCGCGCCCGCCGATGTCGGCCCCATCGCATTGCGCGAGGCGGCAGACGCCGGTGATCCGAAAGCCATGTTCGAGGTGGGCGCCCGTCATTCCGAAGGCCGCGGCGTCAAGACGGACAACGAGAAGGCGGCCGAATGGTACGAGCGCGCCGCAGAACTCGGTCTGGCGCCGGCGCAATACCGCATCGGCAACATGTACGAGAAGGGCGTGGGCGTCGAACGCGACCTGGCCAAGGCCAAGACCTGGTATCAGATGGCCGCCGAGCAGGGGAACGCCAGCGCCATGCACAATCTCGCCGTGCTCTACGCCATGGGCGCGGACGGAACGACCGACAACGAATCCGCGGCGCGCTGGTTCGTCAAGGCAGGCGAGCTCGGCGTGAAGGACAGCCAGTTCAACCTGGGGATCCTGAACGCCAAGGGCGTCGGCATGCCGCAGAACCTCGAGGAGAGCTACAAGTGGTTCGCGCTGGTGGCCAAGAGCGGCGACCGCGACGCCACCGCCAAGCGCGACGAGATCGCCAATTCGCTGCGTCCCGAACAGCTGGAAAAGGCGCGCGCGGCAACCGAACTCTGGAAGGCCAAGCAGGTGGATCCCGCTTCGAACGTCGTCGACATCCCCGACGAGTGGACGGAAAGCCAGGAACGCACGGCCAGCATCGACATGAAAAAGGCCGTCAAGACGATCCAGCTCATCCTGAACAAGAACGGCTATGACGCGGGCGGCGCGGACGGCGTGATCGGCCAGAAGACGAAAGACGCGATCATCGCCTTCCAGAAGGACATCGGCCTGCCGGCAGATGGTCAGGTGACCGAGCAGCTGGTCGAGGAGCTCATCGCCCGCAAGTGA